The Lolium perenne isolate Kyuss_39 chromosome 6, Kyuss_2.0, whole genome shotgun sequence genome segment GAGTAATGGCGACGCGATCGGCTTCCGCGGGAACGAAGCGTTTGACTTTAAGTCCCGACGCGtttcaccagccgggactaaagggggtaccgcaGGCGCAGCGTGCCGCAAAACCCTTTAGTTCCAGTTTGAGATACGAGCCGGGACAATTGGGTCCTAACGAACTGGGACCTATAGGTGTCGTACGCTTAGACGTttacggggcgacgtggccaggccttgGGTCCCAGCCCAGGACACGGCCGGGACCAAAGGTGCCTGACCAAAGGCTTATTTCTACTAGTGAAGGTAGTTCTTCATGTGGTCAACTTCCAAGCCTTTATATCCCATCTTAAGGAAGAAAAAGTTCACTGCCGCTAGCCACTAAACAAAATGCCACCACACAATGCTGTAAAAATACTGACCACACAAGTAACATAACAAAAAGCTGCAGAACAACATCGCTGTATGTTGCAGATTTTATCAAGCAGCGGGCAGAAACAAGTGGTGTGATACAACCAATTACACATATGTAAAGGAATGCTATTTTTTCAGATGTGTAAATGCATGCTATTACCTGTAACGTAGACAATTTCAAATGGATGAAAGCGACCAAACGTGGGTTCACAGATTTTCTTGAAATGCAATGACTCAAGATGAACCATGAATACGCCGATAGATGTCCACACGAACACCACATTGTTGTCCTCTGCAAACACTAGTATGAAAAGGGCTTCTCTCTCCCTCCATGGATTGAGGGAAAGTAGTTTGTCCTTCAATAGTTCTCCCCAGCACCCATGTGATAATACCATCACGATCTGTCATCATCTTCCATAATTCGGCGCATTGGTTTGACACAATGAGGCAACCAAGACCACCACCCTCTGCCCGTGTAACCGTGAAGCCGCAAGCAGCCCTGGCATACAAGTCTTGTGGCATAGGTATCACAGCTAGGTCGTGCCTCTCTAAATCAAACTCAAGAATTTGAAACGAAACCCTAATAAGCTGCCAGTAGAGGGAGTTCCTATCCAGCACCGTTGGCATTATCATAGCAACTCCTACACCAGATGTAAGTGGTGTTGAGATGAGATCACCCGATTCGCCGGTCTCCGACGAGTAAACGCAGGTGAGCGCTTGTCTATGTAGCCGGTCGTCGTCGTCCACCACTAAGGCCACCTGAAAGTGTCGGACGATGTCTCCGGCAACGTGGAGCACCGTCCCACTGGTGTGcatgatcttctcctcatcgaaACTCAGGGGAAGGGCAATGCGGTGCTGGTCGCCCGTGAATGGATCCCCCACCATGAGCTGCTTCCCATTCTGAAACTTGATACTTTTTCACAAAAGTATGAAAACATAGTAAATTATAAATGGTGGTCTTACTGTTCTGgtgaaatttgagtcaattagttGGCTCAGTAGCTACGTGAGTTTTCTTGCAGCATTAGATACATTTGAATCTGCGTATATGTTTGTGTACTTCCTCCATTTCAATGTATAAGGTGTTATCGTTTTTCGTGTTTTTTCTTTGATAATaaattacttcaaatatataaaaattattggtataaaattaatatcattagaaagtgtttttcaatacgaatccaacgatactaattacatataatataattaaaATTTTGTTACTTAATTTTTTGGTCAAAGTTCATCTTGAAATACGTGTGCGCCTTGTTTAATGAAAGCGGAGGTAGTAGTATATTTTTAGATGTTTTTTAGGGGTTTTAGAACTTTTGTGTGTAGGCTTTCCCTGGTTGTGTGCAGTGGGCATTCACTTTTAGCTATGGTCGGCTCTTCCCAGCGAACTCTTCCCCAATCCCAGCCAAACCACGAGACGAGCGTAGCatggcgccgccaccgccaccgccgctggTCGACGACGTCACCGCCgagatcctcctccgcctcccgccgGACGAGCCCGAGCACCTCATCCGCGCCGCCCTCGTCTGCAAGCCGTGGCTCCGCGTCATCTGCGACGCCGGCTTCCGCCGCAGCTACCGCGACTTCCACGGCGCCCCtcccctcctcggcttcctccaccgcCTCATGGTGTTCCAAGGGGACCCGACCGCCCGCTTCGCCTCCACTACATCAATGCCGGAGTTCCCGCACCCGGGCTCCGGCGGCCGCCGCACGCGCCCCCTCGACTGCCGCCACGGCCGCGTGCTCATCCACATGTTGCCGGGATTCCTCGTCTGGGACCCCGTCACGGGCGACCGGCACCACCTGCCACCCGAGCCGGAGGAGATCGACTGGCTCATC includes the following:
- the LOC139832302 gene encoding uncharacterized protein, giving the protein MVGDPFTGDQHRIALPLSFDEEKIMHTSGTVLHVAGDIVRHFQVALVVDDDDRLHRQALTCVYSSETGESGDLISTPLTSGVGVAMIMPTVLDRNSLYWQLIRVSFQILEFDLERHDLAVIPMPQDLYARAACGFTVTRAEGGGLGCLIVSNQCAELWKMMTDRDGIITWVLGRTIEGQTTFPQSMEGERSPFHTSVCRGQQCGVRVDIYRRIHGSS